Proteins encoded within one genomic window of Equus przewalskii isolate Varuska chromosome 3, EquPr2, whole genome shotgun sequence:
- the LOC103541572 gene encoding placenta-specific gene 8 protein, which produces MQTAAPVVIVTQPGSGPVSQTSNWQTGMCDCFSDCGVCFCGTFCFMCLACQVASDMNECCLCGTSVAMRTLYRTRYGIPGSICDDFMVTLCCPQCSLCQIKRDINRRRAMNMF; this is translated from the exons ATGCAAACTGCGGCGCCAGTGGTCATTGTGACTCAGCCTGGAAGTGGTCCTGTTTCCCAAACCTCCAACTGGCAGACAGGCATGTGCGACTGCTTCAGCGACTGCGGTGTCT GTTTCTGTGGCACCTTTTGTTTCATGTGCCTTGCGTGTCAAGTTGCATCTGATATGAATGAATGCTGTCTCTGTGGAACAAGTGTCGCGATGAGGACCCTCTACCGGACCCGATATGGCATCCCT GGATCCATTTGTGATGACTTTATGGTGACCCTTTGCTGTCCTCAGTGTTCTCTTTGCCAAATCAAGAGAGATATCAACAGAAGGAGAGCGATGAATATgttctaa